One window from the genome of Acanthochromis polyacanthus isolate Apoly-LR-REF ecotype Palm Island chromosome 21, KAUST_Apoly_ChrSc, whole genome shotgun sequence encodes:
- the emp2 gene encoding epithelial membrane protein 2 has translation MLIVLAFIILFHLAAAILLFVATIHNAWWVVSPAGRDVIYTDLWYSCNSTCYPVENSHTVEAAYLQAVQATMILATILCCVSFFVFILQLFRIKQGERFIFTAIIQLLASLCVMIAASIYTAEKNSFHVTSLKEGSYGSSYILAWISFPMTLISGLMYLVLRKRK, from the exons ATGTTGATCGTCTTAGCCTTCATCATCCTCTTTCATCTGGCTGCGGCCATCCTGCTCTTCGTCGCCACCATTCACAAT GCGTGGTGGGTGGTGTCGCCAGCCGGCCGTGATGTGATCTACACTGACTTATGGTACTCCTGTAACTCCACCTGCTACCCTGTTGAGAACAGCCACACTGTTGAAGCAG CCTATCTGCAGGCGGTCCAGGCGACGATGATCCTGGCCACCATTTTATGCTGCGTCAGCTTCTTTGTCTTTATCCTTCAGCTCTTCAGGATCAAACAGGGAGAGAGATTCATTTTCACAGCCATTATCCAGCTATTGGCAT CTCTATGTGTGATGATCGCAGCGTCCATCTACACGGCCGAGAAAAACAGCTTCCATGTGACCAGCCTCAAGGAAGGCTCCTATGGCTCCTCTTACATTCTGGCCTGGATCAGTTTCCCTATGACCCTCATCAGCGGCCTCATGTACCTGGTGCTCAGGAAACGCAAATAA